In Excalfactoria chinensis isolate bCotChi1 chromosome 5, bCotChi1.hap2, whole genome shotgun sequence, a single genomic region encodes these proteins:
- the LOC140253141 gene encoding SITS-binding protein-like isoform X1, with the protein MPIARPTGRIPEAAWTSGIRELTEPWKGALGCLGVAVFFAMTIGIISWQALEQPLEEWMLRGQASGMLWDRRRGALLLRALPMGRPLVSITVGSVPASEPPLPRDRCWQDSTEFCYTWEEEAELRISLQPTPAPGTECYSVRWTPLRPDTMMKDCFSMANVSWYGGASLCAQRWPLNSAESPEQPFVSGDFSKNPTGYGPVLERYFLGSTGVTVTVAPDVPLVLSLESHWHFCLGGARGPLHYVLCISPDITTAHRHVGTKLAGPARALPDTTLLWSPIWQYDGPAGSAAKIKRGLRSLAKRLKRHRMQEGVLALGEHGTATLATTDHVPAERRKRHGASHAWDPAMIFPLQLSITLSPYISITAPLFLHLLRDGETGYWLSLQPRYGGCSIPLLTTWKGQLCTRLNITNEAALRWYLSRARGLRHKLSATYVIFEGAEGNAFLEQAMSPPAELAGDQYAEMLAAALVTLGNATVISVGARSSHLPFFVQMRPLHSDWSHAGLKGLIPSTLHYSLLGYNFFIPDTVGGSLAGDTPGDQELYVRWLQIVTFLPVMAFGTPPWLCCDSWVLNLTRQCIQKHRDFVVPLIIKYSKEWLSSGYPIFRPAWWLSPTDPTAFTVEDEFLIGDEVLVAPITEKGQTWRDIYLPGEGCRWRDTNSARVFDGGTVIRNYSVSLEEMPVFVKIS; encoded by the exons ATGCCTATTGCTCGCCCCACCGGCCGCATCCCCGAAGCTGCTTGGACTTCTGGCATCAGAGAactgacagagccctggaaaGGTGCCTTGGGTTGTCTCGGCGTGGCTGTCTTCTTCGCCATGACCATCGGCATCATCTCCTGGCAGGCCTTGGAGCAGCCCCTCGAGGAGTGGATGCTGCGAGGCCAGGCAAGCGGGATGCTGTGGGATCGCCGCCGCGGTGCCCTGCTCCTGCGGGCTCTGCCGATGGGACGGCCGCTTGTGTCCATCACAGTGGGGAGCGTGCCGGCTTCAGAGCCGCCTCTTCCACGGGATCGGTGCTGGCAGGACAGCACGGAGTTCTGCTACACgtgggaggaggaggctgaGCTCCGCATCTCGCTCCAACCCACCCCGGCCCCTGGCACCGAGTGCTATAGTGTCCGCTGGACTCCGCTGCGCCCCGATACTATGATGAAG GATTGCTTCTCCATGGCCAATGTCTCATGGTATGGAGGTGCAAGCCTCTGTGCCCAACGCTGGCCCCTCAACAGTGCTGagagccctgagcagcccttTGTCAGTGGAGATTTCAGCAAAAACCCCACTGGGTATGGCCCTGTGCTGGAGAGATACTTCTTAGGATCAACAG gagtgacagtgacagtggcaCCTGATGTGCCCCTGGTCCTCTCGCTGGAGAGCCATTGGCATTTCTGCCTGGGAGGAGCTAGAGGCCCCCTCCACTATGTCCTCTGCATCAGCCCTGATATCACGACTGCACACCGGCACGTGGGAACCAAGCTGGCAGGGCCAGCACGAGCACTGCCTGATACGACATTGCTGTG GTCTCCTATCTGGCAGTATGATGGTCCAGCGGGTTCTGCTGCCAAAATTAAGCGGGGTCTGAGGTCGCTGGCCAAGAGACTGAAGCGGCATCGCATGCAGGAGGGGGTTCTGGCCCTGGGGGAGCATGGCACAGCCACACTTGCCACTACG GACCATGTGCCTGCAGAGCGGAGGAAGAGGCATGGCGCATCCCATGCCTGGGACCCAGCAATGATCTTCCCACTACAACTCTCCATCACTCTGTCTCCCTACATCAGCATCACTGCCCCGCTCTTCCTGCACTTGCTGCGGGATGGTGAGACCGGCTACTGGCTGAGCCTGCAGCCCCGCTATGGGGGCTGCTCG ATCCCATTGCTGACAACATGGAAGGGACAGCTTTGCACCCGCCTGAACATCACCAATGAGGCAGCGCTGAGATGGTACTTGTCCCGTGCCCGTGGCCTACGGCACAAGTTGAGTGCCACATATGTGATCTTTGAGGGTGCTGAGGGTAATGCCTTCCTGGAGCAAGCAATGTCCCCTCCTGCTGAGCTGGCTGGTGACCAATATGCTgagatgctggcagcagcactaGTGACACTGGGGAATGCCACTGTCATCAGCGTCGGTGCCAG ATCTAGTCACCTACCATTCTTTGTCCAGATGAGACCGCTGCACTCAGACTGGAGCCACGCTGGACTGAAGGGATTAATTCCCTCCACGCTGCACTACAGCCTTTTGGGCTACAACTTCTTCATCCCTGATACAGTAG GAGGCAGCTTGGCTGGTGACACCCCAGGGGACCAGGAGCTGTATGTGAGGTGGTTGCAGATTGTGACGTTCCTCCCTGTGATGGCCTTTGGCACACCACCCTGGCTCTGCTGTGACTCCTGG GTCCTGAATCTTACCCGGCAATGCATACAGAAGCACAGGGACTTTGTGGTGCCACTCATCATAAAATACAGCAAGGAATGGCTTAGTTCAGGGTACCCAATCTTCCGCCCAGCGTGGTGGCTCAGTCCCACGGACCCGACCGCTTTCACCGTTGAAGATGAATTTCTCATTGGAGATGAG GTTCTGGTGGCTCCAATAACAGAAAAAGGGCAAACGTGGCGAGATATCTACCTGCCTGGAGAAGGGTGTCGGTGGAGGGACACCAACAGTGCTCGTGTGTTTGATGGAGGCACTGTCATCAGGAACTACTCTGTCAGCCTTGAAGAGATGCCAGTTTTTGTAAAGATCTCCTAA
- the LOC140252777 gene encoding olfactory receptor 5AS1-like — translation MPDENHTAVTEFVLLGFTDRREVKFPLFGLFLLIYITTLGGNTSIIVLVRLNACLHTPMYYFLSNLSFLDLSYASTVAPKLLVNLVAQRTTISFFGCATQMFLFAALVDAECFLLAVMAYDRYVAICQPFLYSVAMSRRACTSMVAGAYLSGGLTSLVHTCFTFTLSFCGSNTINHFFCDIPPLLELSCSSTVVNEVLLITLCGFIQISSFLVIVISYTCILSTILRLHATEGRHKAFSTCTSHLTAVGLFYSSLFFMYLRLGSSYSLDTDKLIGLFYTVVFPMLNPMIYSLRNKEVREALRRSLERKVFSQSFS, via the coding sequence ATGCCTGATGAAAACCACACTGCTGTGACTGAGTTTGTTCTCCTGGGTTTCACCGACCGTCGGGAGGTGAAGTTTCCTTTGTTTGGGCTCTTTTTGCTCATCTATATCACCACGCTGGGGGGCAACACTAGCATCATCGTTCTCGTGCGGCTCAATGCCTGCCTTCACACCCCCATGTACTACTTCCTGAGCAATTTATCTTTCTTAGACCTCAGCTATGCCTCCACTGTTGCTCCCAAGCTGCTGGTGAATCTCGTAGCTCAGCGCAccaccatttctttctttggttgtGCAACACAGATGTTCCTCTTTGCCGCCCTGGTTGATGCTGAGTGCTTCCTTTTGGCTGTGATGGCCTATGACCGCTATGTGGCCAtctgtcagccttttctctACTCCGTTGCCATGTCGCGCCGGGCCTGTACCTCCATGGTAGCTGGGGCTTATCTCAGCGGGGGCCTGACGTCGCTGGTGCACACATGTTTTACATTCACCCTGTCCTTCTGCGGCTCCAACACCATCAACCACTTCTTCTGTGACATTCCCCCATTGCTGGAGctttcctgctccagcaccGTGGTCAACGAGGTACTTCTTATCACCTTGTGTGGCTTCATACAGATCAGCTCCTTCCTGGTCATCGTCATCTCCTACACCTGCATCCTCAGCACCATCCTTCGGCTCCATGCGACAGAGGGCAGACACAAGGCCTTCTCCACCTGCACCTCCCACCTCACGGCTGTTGGGCTCTTCTATAGCTCCCTCTTCTTCATGTACTTGCGGCTTGGCTCCAGCTACTCGTTGGACACAGACAAACTGATTGGTTTGTTTTACACAGTGGTCTTTCCCATGCTGAACCCCATGATCTACAGCTTGAGGAACAAGGAGGTGAGGGAAGCCTTAAGAAGGTCACTAGAGAGAAAAGTGTTTTCACAGTCATTTTCTTAG
- the LOC140253141 gene encoding SITS-binding protein-like isoform X2 codes for MPIARPTGRIPEAAWTSGIRELTEPWKGALGCLGVAVFFAMTIGIISWQALEQPLEEWMLRGQASGMLWDRRRGALLLRALPMGRPLVSITVGSVPASEPPLPRDRCWQDSTEFCYTWEEEAELRISLQPTPAPGTECYSVRWTPLRPDTMMKDCFSMANVSWYGGASLCAQRWPLNSAESPEQPFVSGDFSKNPTGYGPVLERYFLGSTGVTVTVAPDVPLVLSLESHWHFCLGGARGPLHYVLCISPDITTAHRHVGTKLAGPARALPDTTLLWSPIWQYDGPAGSAAKIKRGLRSLAKRLKRHRMQEGVLALGEHGTATLATTDHVPAERRKRHGASHAWDPAMIFPLQLSITLSPYISITAPLFLHLLRDGETGYWLSLQPRYGGCSIPLLTTWKGQLCTRLNITNEAALRWYLSRARGLRHKLSATYVIFEGAEGNAFLEQAMSPPAELAGDQYAEMLAAALVTLGNATVISVGARSSHLPFFVQMRPLHSDWSHAGLKGLIPSTLHYSLLGYNFFIPDTVGGSLAGDTPGDQELYVRWLQIVTFLPVMAFGTPPWLCCDSWVLNLTRQCIQKHRDFVVPLIIKYSKEWLSSGYPIFRPAWWLSPTDPTAFTVEDEFLIGDELV; via the exons ATGCCTATTGCTCGCCCCACCGGCCGCATCCCCGAAGCTGCTTGGACTTCTGGCATCAGAGAactgacagagccctggaaaGGTGCCTTGGGTTGTCTCGGCGTGGCTGTCTTCTTCGCCATGACCATCGGCATCATCTCCTGGCAGGCCTTGGAGCAGCCCCTCGAGGAGTGGATGCTGCGAGGCCAGGCAAGCGGGATGCTGTGGGATCGCCGCCGCGGTGCCCTGCTCCTGCGGGCTCTGCCGATGGGACGGCCGCTTGTGTCCATCACAGTGGGGAGCGTGCCGGCTTCAGAGCCGCCTCTTCCACGGGATCGGTGCTGGCAGGACAGCACGGAGTTCTGCTACACgtgggaggaggaggctgaGCTCCGCATCTCGCTCCAACCCACCCCGGCCCCTGGCACCGAGTGCTATAGTGTCCGCTGGACTCCGCTGCGCCCCGATACTATGATGAAG GATTGCTTCTCCATGGCCAATGTCTCATGGTATGGAGGTGCAAGCCTCTGTGCCCAACGCTGGCCCCTCAACAGTGCTGagagccctgagcagcccttTGTCAGTGGAGATTTCAGCAAAAACCCCACTGGGTATGGCCCTGTGCTGGAGAGATACTTCTTAGGATCAACAG gagtgacagtgacagtggcaCCTGATGTGCCCCTGGTCCTCTCGCTGGAGAGCCATTGGCATTTCTGCCTGGGAGGAGCTAGAGGCCCCCTCCACTATGTCCTCTGCATCAGCCCTGATATCACGACTGCACACCGGCACGTGGGAACCAAGCTGGCAGGGCCAGCACGAGCACTGCCTGATACGACATTGCTGTG GTCTCCTATCTGGCAGTATGATGGTCCAGCGGGTTCTGCTGCCAAAATTAAGCGGGGTCTGAGGTCGCTGGCCAAGAGACTGAAGCGGCATCGCATGCAGGAGGGGGTTCTGGCCCTGGGGGAGCATGGCACAGCCACACTTGCCACTACG GACCATGTGCCTGCAGAGCGGAGGAAGAGGCATGGCGCATCCCATGCCTGGGACCCAGCAATGATCTTCCCACTACAACTCTCCATCACTCTGTCTCCCTACATCAGCATCACTGCCCCGCTCTTCCTGCACTTGCTGCGGGATGGTGAGACCGGCTACTGGCTGAGCCTGCAGCCCCGCTATGGGGGCTGCTCG ATCCCATTGCTGACAACATGGAAGGGACAGCTTTGCACCCGCCTGAACATCACCAATGAGGCAGCGCTGAGATGGTACTTGTCCCGTGCCCGTGGCCTACGGCACAAGTTGAGTGCCACATATGTGATCTTTGAGGGTGCTGAGGGTAATGCCTTCCTGGAGCAAGCAATGTCCCCTCCTGCTGAGCTGGCTGGTGACCAATATGCTgagatgctggcagcagcactaGTGACACTGGGGAATGCCACTGTCATCAGCGTCGGTGCCAG ATCTAGTCACCTACCATTCTTTGTCCAGATGAGACCGCTGCACTCAGACTGGAGCCACGCTGGACTGAAGGGATTAATTCCCTCCACGCTGCACTACAGCCTTTTGGGCTACAACTTCTTCATCCCTGATACAGTAG GAGGCAGCTTGGCTGGTGACACCCCAGGGGACCAGGAGCTGTATGTGAGGTGGTTGCAGATTGTGACGTTCCTCCCTGTGATGGCCTTTGGCACACCACCCTGGCTCTGCTGTGACTCCTGG GTCCTGAATCTTACCCGGCAATGCATACAGAAGCACAGGGACTTTGTGGTGCCACTCATCATAAAATACAGCAAGGAATGGCTTAGTTCAGGGTACCCAATCTTCCGCCCAGCGTGGTGGCTCAGTCCCACGGACCCGACCGCTTTCACCGTTGAAGATGAATTTCTCATTGGAGATGAG CTTGTGTAA